CAGCTCCGTGGTCGTGACCTCGGAGAAGCGCTGAACGACCGTGGCGTCGGTACCGTGCGACGCGCCCCGGGCCGTCGCGTCGGTACCGTGCGAAGCGCCTCGGGCCGTCGCGTCTATCTCCCGCTGCACGGGGGCACCGCCCGAGCCCTGGGCGCCCTGCTCGGGCGTCCGCCGCATCACCCGGACGGCGTTCGCCTCGGCCTCGCGCTCGAAGCGGTCGCCGGGGTCGGAGACACTCAGGCCCGCCCCGTTGTCCGTACCGGCCACCGGGCCCTGGCGCTGTTGGATCACATGTGTCAGCTCATGGGCGAGGGTGTGCTTGTCACCGCCGCCGTCGCCGATGACGATATGGCTGCCGGAGGTGTAGGCACGGGCACCCACCTCGGCCGCGGAGGCGCGGGCCGCGGAGCCGGTGTGCAGGCGAACGTCGGAGAAGTCGGCGTCGAGGCGGGATTCCATCTCCTGGCGCAGCGGTCCGTCCAACGGATCGCCCGGCGCCCGCAGCACGTCGTGCACGGCGGAGCGCTGCACCGGCTCGGCCGTGGGCCGCTGATGACCGCAGTCCGCGCTGTGCTGGTGCCGGGCCTGCTGGAGCATACGGGCGACGGCGGCGTTGCCGGCGGTGCGCTGCAGGTCGAGAAGCGCGTCGGGCACCCGCCCGCCCGGCCGCGCGGCCGCGCTCCTGGCAGCGCGCTGCGGCTGCTTGTCGTTCTTCATCGGCTCTCGCGCGTGCATGGACTTCCGCTCGTAGGCTGGCAGTTGGGCTGTCCTTTCCCTACCTACCCGGTGAGGCGGACATGGGTGAGGGGCGTACGGGCACGATGCGGTGCCCTTATGGGCAGCACGTCCGTCCCGACGGGCGGGTATGGGCGGCGCATCCACGCCGGCCGTTCGTGCGGGTGCCGGCGGGACGGCAACCGCGCGAGCTGCCACGGAGCTGCGATGCGGGCGCAGAGCCCTCACCCTGGAAGAGCAGGGGGCGAGCCGTGCACCGCGCGCGGGAAGGAGGACGACATGGCCAAAGACCCGGGCAAGGGCAAGAGGCTGAAGAAGGGGGACAAGGTCGCCTGGAGCAGTCACGGCAGTCAGGCCGAGGGTGAGGTCGAGGAGAGGATCACGGAGCGGAAGAAGGCCGCGGGACGAACGGTGGACGCCTCGCCCGAGGAGCCGCAGTACCAGGTCCGCAGCGAGAAATCCGGCAGGTCCGCGGTGCACAAGCCGTCCGCTCTGAAGAAGAAGTGATGTCGCGTGGCGGGCGACGAGCACGAAGAGACCTGGGACGAGTTCCGCGAGCTGGTGAACATGAAGCCCGGCGACCTGGAGAAGTGGCTGGACTCGGAACAGTCGCAGAGCGCCGGGCAGCACGTGGACGGCGGCGAGTCCACGGGCCACGCTTCCGGCCGCCGGATCGTCGGCATCCTGCACGCCCGCAAGGGCGACCTCACGGACGACGACTACCGGCACATGCGGAAGGTCATCGGCTACATCCGGCGGCATCTCGCGCAACGGCCCACGGGTGACGTACGGGACACCCGGTGGAGGCACTCCCTCATGAACTGGGGCCACGACCCGCTGGCTTGACGGGCCGGCGACCCCCTGGCCTGACTGGCCGGCCACGCGCCGGCGCCTGCGCGACGGCGTCGAGGAGCGCGTCGCCGTCGGCATGCCTGCCTGGCCCTGCTGGACCCAGGTGACAGCGAACCTTCCTCGCGGTTCGTCGGTGGACGAACGTCAGAACCGCGCCTTCCACACGGGACGCGCGGAGAGGAAGACAGGACAGATGCGTGCAGCAGTAGTCAGGGAGGCAGGCGGCCCCGAGGCGATCGAGATCGTGGAGGTGGCGACACCCGAGCCGGGGCCCGGGGAGGTACTGGTCAAGGTGGCCGGAGCTTCGGTCAACTTCGCCGACGTCATGGTGCGTATGGGGCTCAACGTGCAGTACGGCGCCACCGCGGCGCGCCCGCAGTTCGGCCTCGGTACGGATGTGGCCGGCACGGTCGCCGCGCTGGGCGAGGGTGTCACCAGGTTCGGCGTCGGCGACGCCGTCCTCGGCACGCAGGAGCGGCTGGACCGGCCGTTGGGCACTCAGGCCGAGTACGTCGTACTCGAGGACTGGGAGCTCGCCCCCGCGCCGAGCGGAACGGACCTGGTGCACCTGGCCACGGTCGGGCTGAACGCGACCACCGCCGATCAGGCGCTGGACGAACTGGCCCTGGAACCGGGGGAGTGGCTGCTGGTGTCCGGCGCTGCCGGCGGAGTGGGGCTCTTCACGGTCGAGCTCGCGCGGCTTCGGGGGCTGAACGTGATCGCCCAGGCCGGACCGGCCGACGAGAAGCTCGTCCTGGAGGCCGGCGCGCGGCTTTTCGTCTCGCGCGACGACGACTTGGTCCCCACGGTGCGCCGGCTGGTGCCCGGGGGCGTGCACGGCGCGGTCGACGCGGCCAACCTCGCCGCCGGGGCGGCGGACGCGGTGCGGCACGGAGGTGCGTTCGTGTCGTTGCTCAACTCCGCGCCCATGGCGCGCCGCGAGGTGCGGATGATCAATATGGCGTGGCACACCGACGCCGAGCGCCTGGCCAAGCTGGCGGCCTATGCGGGCACCGGTCTGATCAGCCTGCGGGTGGCGAAGACCTATCCCCTGGACCAGATCGCCGACGCCCACCACGCCCTCGCCGCGGGCGGGCTGCGGGGCCGGATCGTCCTGGTCCCCGACCATGCGTGACAGGGCCCTGATCGCGAGGTAGCTCCAGAGGCGAGGCTCCCGCCACCCATATCCGGTGGCGGGAGCCTCGGTGTGCTACCTGCCTGACTGCCGGCGGTTACCCGGTGTCAGAGGCACTCGACCACCTGGTGGCGGTCCACCAGGCGCCGCTCGAGTTCCCGACGAGGCTGCCCTGCCTGTCGTAGACGTAGCTGCCGCCGCAGGCAGCGCTCAAAGTCGCCAGGGACAGTCCGCACGCGACCAGTGCCCCCTCGGTACGGTGGGTGATCAGTCGGGGGCGGTTGCGGGGGTGGGGGCCGGGGAGAGGATCGGGCGGGTCACACGGTGGGTGATCTTCCAGTGCCCGTTGTCGAGCCGGTAGTGGTCGTTCACTTCCACGATGTGCCCGGCGTTCGCGGGCGGATAGAGGGCGGGGCCCTCGTCGGCGGGGGTGGCTCCGCCGTACGCGAGCAGGGAGACGGTGGCCTGGGCGGTCCTGTCGCCGATGCTGTGGAAGTGCTGGTTGGTGACGAGGTGGCGGACCGTCATCTCCGGTCCGGAACGAGCGTGGAGCACGTCCATGATCTCGGCATGACCGCGCAGCTTGCGTCCACGCACCTCGTACAGGGCGTCGGGAGCGAACAGTTCGATCAGTGCGTCGTACTCGCGACGGTCGTAGTGGTGGAAGAAGGCCGTGTTCAGCCGAGTCAGTGACCAGGCCGTGGCGTCCTCGGAAGTCATGCCCTCCGCTCCTCCCGGGCGATGGTGTCCGGGCTGGTGCGGGTCTTGAGGACGAAGTCGAACTCCATGCTGCGGTAAGGGACTTCGAAGCCTGCTTCCGCCATGTCCTTGGGGTCCTCGTGCAGGACGGTGTCCCCCTGCAGGGCGGGGTGGGCGATCTTCGCGCCGACGAAGTCGACGGGGATGACGGGGTCTCCCTTGAAGTAGATCTCGCCAAACCAGGAGGTGATCAGGTCGGGATGGTGGATCTCGAAGTGGATGTGGGCCGGACGGTAGACGCTGCGGCCAAGGGCCGCGGCGGCCTCGACGACCTTCTCGATCGCCGCGGTGGTGGCATCGGCGTAGGCGACGGGGGTGATGGTGGTGAAGGTGTAGCGGCCTTCGGTGTCGGTGAACAGGTGTCCACGCAGGTTGTACTTGGGCACTCCGTCGTCCCGCAGACCGGAGTAGTTGCCGTTGTTGGCCGCGTGGTAGATGTCCAGCTTGGCGCCGGCGAGCGGTTGACCGTGGCCGTCCAACACGCGGCCGGACACGACCAGCGGGACACCGGGCTCGTCCGGCCGCATCGGCAGGGCGCCGTCGTTGTCGACATGTGGGGAGCCAGGGATGAAGGTGGGGCTGGTGACGTCCTCGGAGGGGGTGTAGCCGTCCCGGCCGCCCTGGAAGAGCTCGCCGTACAGGGGCATGGCGGCCAGAGCCAGGGGGACTCCGGTGGCCTGCTGCATTTGCTGCAGCGCTTCGGTGACGGTGTTGAGGTCGTCGAAGGTCAGTCCTTCCTCGTCGCGGAGGCGGGCGAGAGCGTCCTTGAACGCCTGGACGAGACGTACCGCGCGGGGGTTGATCAGCGCCGGGTCGACGTAGGACGGATCGATGATCGTGGTCATTCCGGTCTACTCCTTCATGGTGGGGGATCGTTGAGGGAGGGGGCGGCGTCAGGCGCCCGGGGCGGAGGGGGGCGGAGGGGCGCGGGTGCGGAAGCCGGTGGAGACGGCCTTCACGGCGCGACTCCTACGGGCGCCGGGCGCCGGGCACCATGGAGACGGGCGCCCGCTGCCGGGTGACGGGCGGCTTCGGCGGCGAGGCAGCGGTGGCTATGGCGGCAAGGGCGGCTATGGCGGCGGGGACCGTTCCCGCTCATGGGTTCGCCAGTGCGGCGCGGAGCTGCGGGAGCACTTTCGTGCCGAGCAGTTCGATGCCGTGCAGGAAGTCCCGCTGAGGCATGCCGCCGACGTCCATATGGAGGATCTGGCGGGTGTGGCCGAGCAGCCCGTGCAGATGGAGGACGCGGTCGGCGATCTCGTCGGGGCCGCCGACGAAGACCATGCCGTCAGGACCGTGGTTCGCGGCGCGGTCGGCGCGTGAGGGGGCAGGGCGGCCCAGTTCGGCCAACCCCTCGGCCATCATGCGGTGGTCGTGTTCCAGGTAGGTCGATCGGGCCCGTGCGCCGGACTCGGCGACGAACCCGTGCACGGCGACCGCGATGGCGGACTCCTCTGCGGGGTGGCCGGACGCGGTCCAGGCGTCGCGGTAGGCGTGCCCGTAGCGGGACCAGTGTGCGGGGGTGCCGCCGAGGACGCCGAGGAACATCGGCAGCCCCAACTCGACCGCGCGGCCGACCGAGTGGGGACTCCCGCCGGTGCCCAGCCAGATCGTCAGCGGCTCCTCGGGGCGGGGGAAGACGGTGACGTTCTGCAGCGGCCGCTTCCGGTGAGGGCCCTGCCAGGTGATGTTCTCGCCGGCGTTGACGGCCATCAGCAGGTCGAGTTTGGAGGCGTAGAGCATGTCGTAGTCGCGCTCGTCTTGGTCGAAGAGCGGGAAGGTGATCGTCGACGAGCCTCGCCCGGCGACCAGTTCGATGCGTCCGGGAGCGAGGGACGCGGCCGTGGCGAGTTGCTGGAAGACCCGGATCGGGTCGTCGGTCGACAGGACGGTGACCGCAGTGCCGAGCTTGATCCGGTGGGTGACGGCCGCTGGCCCGCGGGGACGCGGGCGACGCCGTGTTCGGCGGGCACGGCGACGTACTCGGCCAGCGACCCGGCGCCCAGGAACGGCTTCAGCGCGGCCTGCGTGTAGTCGGCGGCGGCGATG
This genomic stretch from Streptomyces deccanensis harbors:
- a CDS encoding DUF4157 domain-containing protein, with the translated sequence MHAREPMKNDKQPQRAARSAAARPGGRVPDALLDLQRTAGNAAVARMLQQARHQHSADCGHQRPTAEPVQRSAVHDVLRAPGDPLDGPLRQEMESRLDADFSDVRLHTGSAARASAAEVGARAYTSGSHIVIGDGGGDKHTLAHELTHVIQQRQGPVAGTDNGAGLSVSDPGDRFEREAEANAVRVMRRTPEQGAQGSGGAPVQREIDATARGASHGTDATARGASHGTDATVVQRFSEVTTTELGPARVSQNGLYIMDVTPGADTTVFWVAEGAPAPRYCKPTGESGEIMGRTYAQYEPETSFLADCAHTAEEIMHQQRLALGQDASEFALGGSQFGLGDKENAEGAAAYAQARPGGPQANGEERPNPGQAFAIVETAWHGDYDRPANTSGWPYHVAAVVAVDGDDRITVEQAADGNDAKARQGYEGIVDMYTSGTDPTNGQALPHSFHGRNTGGPVQHFTVGAITVILQPINVGGLKKETGRRKLM
- a CDS encoding DUF2945 domain-containing protein, with translation MAKDPGKGKRLKKGDKVAWSSHGSQAEGEVEERITERKKAAGRTVDASPEEPQYQVRSEKSGRSAVHKPSALKKK
- a CDS encoding DUF3140 domain-containing protein, whose product is MAGDEHEETWDEFRELVNMKPGDLEKWLDSEQSQSAGQHVDGGESTGHASGRRIVGILHARKGDLTDDDYRHMRKVIGYIRRHLAQRPTGDVRDTRWRHSLMNWGHDPLA
- a CDS encoding quinone oxidoreductase family protein, translating into MRAAVVREAGGPEAIEIVEVATPEPGPGEVLVKVAGASVNFADVMVRMGLNVQYGATAARPQFGLGTDVAGTVAALGEGVTRFGVGDAVLGTQERLDRPLGTQAEYVVLEDWELAPAPSGTDLVHLATVGLNATTADQALDELALEPGEWLLVSGAAGGVGLFTVELARLRGLNVIAQAGPADEKLVLEAGARLFVSRDDDLVPTVRRLVPGGVHGAVDAANLAAGAADAVRHGGAFVSLLNSAPMARREVRMINMAWHTDAERLAKLAAYAGTGLISLRVAKTYPLDQIADAHHALAAGGLRGRIVLVPDHA
- a CDS encoding nuclear transport factor 2 family protein yields the protein MTSEDATAWSLTRLNTAFFHHYDRREYDALIELFAPDALYEVRGRKLRGHAEIMDVLHARSGPEMTVRHLVTNQHFHSIGDRTAQATVSLLAYGGATPADEGPALYPPANAGHIVEVNDHYRLDNGHWKITHRVTRPILSPAPTPATAPD
- a CDS encoding LLM class flavin-dependent oxidoreductase, with product MPCTHTKKVERPSRFCCTVGIRKWSGRSTCLKGCCHACRRARIRPLGPRRDRGGNSSPGGRGTAGQGGGRVAERDRHRRRRLHAGRAEAVPGRRVAGRVRRRARRTRRRPRPRGPAAVTHRIKLGTAVTVLSTDDPIRVFQQLATAASLAPGRIELVAGRGSSTITFPLFDQDERDYDMLYASKLDLLMAVNAGENITWQGPHRKRPLQNVTVFPRPEEPLTIWLGTGGSPHSVGRAVELGLPMFLGVLGGTPAHWSRYGHAYRDAWTASGHPAEESAIAVAVHGFVAESGARARSTYLEHDHRMMAEGLAELGRPAPSRADRAANHGPDGMVFVGGPDEIADRVLHLHGLLGHTRQILHMDVGGMPQRDFLHGIELLGTKVLPQLRAALANP